The following coding sequences lie in one Heyndrickxia oleronia genomic window:
- a CDS encoding PhoH family protein: MTEDLKTSKLQLENPNEAIALFGISDSNLKMLEAEYEVSIVTRGETIDVSGKETNVEKVYHVLFQLLKVIRKGINISGRDVVYAIQMEKQGMIEYFTDIYEEEITKNAKGKIIRVKTLGQRQYINDIKKHDLVFGIGPAGTGKTYLAVVMAVAALKSGQVRKIILTRPAVEAGESLGFLPGDLKEKVDPYLRPLYDALNDVLGSEHTQRLIERETIEIAPLAYMRGRTLDDAFVILDEAQNTTQAQMKMFLTRLGFSSKMVITGDRTQIDLPKGIQSGLVAAEKILENVSGISFVYLEQSDVVRHPLVARIIDAYNIHSS; encoded by the coding sequence ATGACAGAAGATTTAAAAACATCTAAACTTCAACTAGAAAATCCAAATGAAGCGATTGCCTTATTTGGAATCTCAGATTCAAACTTAAAAATGTTAGAAGCAGAATATGAAGTATCAATTGTTACTCGAGGAGAAACAATTGATGTATCTGGAAAAGAAACAAATGTAGAAAAAGTGTACCATGTTCTATTTCAACTATTAAAGGTTATTAGGAAAGGGATTAATATTAGTGGCCGGGATGTTGTTTATGCCATCCAAATGGAAAAACAGGGAATGATAGAGTATTTTACAGATATTTATGAAGAAGAAATCACTAAAAATGCGAAAGGCAAGATTATTCGTGTAAAAACTCTCGGTCAAAGGCAATATATCAATGATATTAAAAAGCATGATTTAGTATTTGGTATAGGTCCAGCTGGGACAGGTAAAACATATTTGGCGGTTGTAATGGCTGTTGCAGCATTAAAGAGTGGCCAGGTGAGAAAAATTATTCTTACAAGACCCGCAGTAGAGGCAGGAGAAAGTTTAGGCTTTTTACCTGGAGATCTAAAGGAAAAGGTAGATCCATATTTACGCCCGCTATACGATGCATTAAATGATGTATTAGGCAGTGAACATACACAAAGGCTGATTGAAAGAGAAACCATAGAAATTGCACCTCTAGCATATATGAGGGGAAGAACTTTGGATGATGCCTTTGTTATTTTGGATGAAGCTCAAAATACCACTCAAGCACAAATGAAGATGTTCTTAACCCGCCTAGGCTTCAGCTCTAAAATGGTAATTACAGGAGACCGTACACAGATTGATTTACCGAAAGGGATTCAATCTGGACTAGTGGCAGCTGAAAAAATCTTAGAAAATGTTTCAGGAATTTCTTTTGTATATTTGGAACAAAGTGATGTCGTGCGTCACCCTCTTGTTGCACGGATTATTGATGCATATAATATACACTCTTCTTAA
- a CDS encoding HD family phosphohydrolase, which produces MNLQDYISKVRTLLSYKVFTFICFLILAILLYGVLFYNVKPQTYDIELFSVADKTIRSPKTIVDEEKTKDEQQKAADAVEKVYTFQKEKEQNRVSLINSIFDFVTDANKEIPAHIKDKEMEKTDKKTDKERLVDLKSKLTSDVNEDVTKSISDAVLMDLLKATPFELEQTRNILNSQVEQLMGEKIREDKVRQYQGRMEDLIRDSSIPTELKSAAIALGKYAIVPNEIYDPEQTDIRKKQAMQSVEPIKILQGQVIVQEGHLIDHESYHQLELLGLLKSNPTIKPYIGLGIFVFLIIGSLYLYFSTFRVSEEKKQNYLILLSLIFIISLLLMKIIGLMADLELDKIGYLFPAAMAPMLIRMMLNERFAFIITIILAACGSIIFHDEITGSVNIEIAIYILFSGTAGILLLTNRNRKSNILQAGFFISIINILIIFFLLFLGNGQFTKMEYLYYTIFAFVSGLLSAILTIGLLPFFEAGFGVLSTLKLIELSSPNHPLLKKILTEAPGTYHHSVMVANLAEAACEAIGANGLLARVGCYYHDIGKTRRPQFFIENQMNIENPHNHISPETSKDIIIAHATDGAQMLKKHKLPKEIVDIAEQHHGTTLLKYFYYKAKEENDHIDEMDYRYPGPKPQTKEAAIISIADSVEAAVRSMTHPTPEQIKNLIDSIVQDRLKDGQLNECDITLKEIEVIKKTFSETLNGIFHSRIEYPNPK; this is translated from the coding sequence ATGAATCTTCAAGATTATATAAGCAAAGTCCGCACATTATTAAGTTATAAAGTGTTTACATTTATTTGTTTTCTGATATTGGCTATATTGTTATATGGCGTTCTTTTTTATAATGTAAAACCTCAGACATATGATATAGAGTTATTTTCAGTGGCAGATAAAACCATACGTTCACCTAAGACAATCGTTGATGAAGAAAAGACGAAGGATGAACAACAAAAGGCAGCAGATGCAGTAGAAAAGGTTTATACCTTTCAAAAAGAAAAGGAGCAAAATCGAGTTTCTCTAATTAATTCGATCTTTGATTTCGTAACGGATGCCAATAAAGAAATCCCAGCTCATATAAAAGATAAAGAAATGGAAAAGACGGATAAAAAAACAGACAAAGAAAGATTGGTTGACTTAAAATCAAAACTTACATCCGATGTAAATGAGGATGTAACAAAGTCTATTTCGGATGCTGTCTTGATGGACTTACTCAAGGCAACCCCTTTTGAATTGGAGCAGACGAGAAATATACTTAATAGCCAGGTTGAACAATTAATGGGAGAAAAGATTCGCGAAGATAAAGTTAGGCAGTATCAAGGCAGAATGGAAGATCTAATTCGTGATTCGTCCATTCCAACAGAGCTAAAATCAGCTGCTATTGCATTGGGTAAATACGCAATTGTCCCAAATGAAATTTATGATCCTGAACAAACAGACATTCGAAAAAAACAAGCAATGCAAAGTGTAGAACCAATAAAAATACTACAAGGTCAAGTTATTGTTCAAGAGGGTCATCTTATAGACCATGAAAGCTATCATCAGCTTGAACTGCTTGGATTATTAAAAAGTAATCCAACCATTAAGCCATATATTGGTTTGGGGATATTCGTATTTTTGATTATAGGTTCTTTGTATTTGTATTTTTCTACTTTTCGAGTAAGCGAAGAAAAAAAACAAAATTATTTAATTCTGCTAAGTCTAATTTTTATTATCAGTTTATTATTAATGAAAATTATAGGTTTAATGGCGGATTTAGAACTTGATAAAATTGGTTATTTATTTCCTGCTGCAATGGCACCGATGTTAATTCGTATGATGCTTAACGAACGTTTTGCTTTTATCATTACGATTATACTTGCTGCTTGTGGTAGTATTATTTTTCATGATGAAATAACAGGATCGGTAAATATTGAGATTGCGATTTATATTTTATTTAGCGGAACAGCTGGTATATTATTATTAACAAATCGTAATCGAAAATCGAATATTCTACAGGCGGGATTTTTCATTTCGATTATAAACATCCTTATCATTTTCTTTTTGTTATTTTTAGGCAATGGTCAATTTACAAAAATGGAGTATCTATACTATACGATCTTTGCTTTTGTTTCTGGATTATTATCTGCTATACTAACGATTGGTCTGTTGCCATTTTTTGAGGCTGGTTTTGGTGTTTTGTCCACTTTAAAATTAATCGAACTTTCAAGTCCAAATCATCCATTATTGAAAAAGATTTTAACGGAAGCACCAGGTACCTATCATCATAGTGTAATGGTGGCAAACTTAGCTGAAGCAGCATGTGAGGCAATCGGTGCAAATGGATTATTAGCCAGAGTGGGATGCTATTATCATGATATTGGCAAAACAAGAAGACCACAATTTTTCATTGAAAATCAAATGAATATAGAAAATCCACATAATCATATTTCTCCCGAAACGAGTAAAGATATTATTATTGCACATGCGACAGATGGTGCACAAATGCTTAAAAAGCATAAATTACCTAAGGAGATTGTTGATATAGCAGAACAACATCATGGAACTACATTATTAAAATATTTTTACTATAAGGCAAAAGAAGAAAATGATCATATTGATGAAATGGACTATCGCTATCCTGGTCCAAAACCTCAAACGAAAGAGGCGGCAATTATTAGTATTGCTGATAGTGTGGAGGCAGCAGTTAGATCGATGACACATCCAACACCAGAACAGATTAAGAATTTGATTGATTCTATTGTTCAAGATCGTTTAAAGGATGGTCAATTGAATGAATGTGATATAACATTAAAGGAAATAGAAGTGATTAAAAAAACATTTAGTGAAACGTTAAATGGAATCTTTCACTCACGGATAGAGTATCCAAACCCAAAATAA
- the ybeY gene encoding rRNA maturation RNase YbeY, whose amino-acid sequence MALIIDFIDETSEMKEADLNLVEKILNFASEKLGIENGSEVSVTFVTNERIQEINREYRDKDQPTDVISFAMEELGDDEIAINGLDIPRMLGDIIISVPKIQEQAMEYGHSFERELAFLAVHSLLHLLGYDHMTEEDEKEMFGLQRDILDEYGLTR is encoded by the coding sequence ATGGCTTTAATTATTGATTTTATTGACGAAACAAGCGAAATGAAAGAAGCGGATTTAAATCTCGTAGAAAAAATATTAAATTTTGCTTCTGAAAAGCTTGGGATAGAGAATGGGAGTGAAGTATCTGTTACCTTTGTAACAAACGAAAGAATTCAAGAAATTAATCGAGAGTATCGAGATAAGGATCAACCGACGGATGTCATTTCTTTTGCTATGGAAGAACTTGGTGATGATGAAATCGCAATAAATGGTTTAGATATACCACGAATGCTTGGAGATATTATCATTTCGGTACCTAAAATCCAAGAACAAGCAATGGAATATGGGCATTCATTTGAAAGGGAACTTGCCTTTCTTGCTGTCCATTCCCTTCTACATTTACTCGGATATGATCATATGACAGAGGAAGATGAAAAAGAGATGTTTGGTTTGCAAAGGGATATTTTAGATGAATATGGGCTTACGAGATAA
- a CDS encoding diacylglycerol kinase family protein, giving the protein MNMGLRDKGRFWKAFKFAFQGIMHACKTERNVQFHFAASVIVILFSIYLNISLFEWLFICLCIFGVITLELINSAIERIVDLASPSYHPLAKQAKDIAAGAVLVYSIMTVIIGSIIFLPKLARLFQSYIG; this is encoded by the coding sequence ATGAATATGGGCTTACGAGATAAAGGGCGATTCTGGAAGGCATTTAAGTTTGCATTTCAAGGAATTATGCATGCATGTAAAACTGAGAGAAATGTACAATTTCATTTCGCTGCTTCGGTTATCGTTATTTTATTTAGTATCTATTTGAACATATCATTATTTGAATGGTTATTTATTTGCCTCTGTATTTTTGGGGTCATAACGCTGGAATTAATAAATTCGGCTATTGAACGAATAGTCGATCTTGCGTCCCCTAGTTATCATCCATTAGCTAAACAAGCGAAAGATATTGCAGCTGGGGCAGTTTTAGTTTATTCTATAATGACGGTAATTATAGGCAGTATCATCTTTTTACCGAAACTTGCACGTCTATTTCAATCTTACATAGGATAA
- a CDS encoding cytidine deaminase, whose amino-acid sequence MNLEQLIEEAKIARDKAYVPYSKFPVGAALLSENGKVYHGCNIENAAYTVGNCAERTALYKAYSDGDTKFNVLVVTADTERPVPPCGACRQVISELCPKDMKVILTNLKGDIQELTVEQLLPGAFSPEDLHAK is encoded by the coding sequence ATGAATTTAGAACAGCTTATTGAAGAAGCGAAAATCGCAAGAGACAAAGCATATGTACCTTATTCCAAATTTCCGGTCGGTGCTGCACTATTAAGTGAAAATGGAAAAGTATATCATGGCTGTAATATTGAAAATGCTGCTTATACAGTTGGAAATTGTGCGGAGCGTACAGCTCTGTATAAAGCATATTCTGATGGCGATACAAAGTTCAATGTGCTTGTTGTAACAGCTGATACGGAAAGACCTGTACCACCATGCGGAGCATGTCGACAAGTGATTTCTGAACTTTGCCCTAAAGATATGAAAGTGATTTTGACAAATTTAAAAGGTGATATTCAAGAATTAACTGTTGAGCAATTATTGCCAGGCGCATTTTCTCCGGAGGATTTACATGCAAAATAA
- the era gene encoding GTPase Era yields the protein MQNKSTEQQTFKSGFVSIIGRPNVGKSTYINRVIGQKIAIMSDKPQTTRNKVQGVLTTNDSQIILIDTPGIHKPKHKLGDFMMRVATNTLKEVDLILFMINAVEGYGKGDEFIIEKLKTVRTPVFLVINKIDQVHPDDLLKIIEKYKELYDFAEIIPISALEGQNTERLLEQIKEYLPEGPQYYPADQITDHPERFIVSELIREKVLHLTREEVPHSIAVIIEKMQKKPESETIHVMAAIIVERSSQKGIIIGKQGSMLKEVGKRARIDIENLLGSKVYLELWVKVQKDWRNKITQLRDFGFREDEY from the coding sequence ATGCAAAATAAAAGTACAGAACAGCAAACATTTAAATCAGGGTTTGTATCTATCATAGGTCGACCAAATGTTGGGAAATCCACTTATATTAATCGAGTGATCGGCCAAAAAATTGCCATTATGAGTGACAAACCACAGACAACAAGAAATAAAGTTCAAGGGGTACTTACGACAAACGATTCACAAATAATACTTATTGATACACCAGGAATTCATAAGCCAAAACATAAATTAGGCGATTTTATGATGAGGGTTGCAACAAATACACTCAAAGAAGTGGACCTGATTTTGTTTATGATTAATGCGGTAGAGGGATATGGAAAAGGTGATGAATTTATCATCGAAAAATTAAAAACTGTCCGTACACCTGTCTTCCTTGTTATAAATAAAATCGATCAAGTGCATCCAGATGACTTGCTTAAAATAATTGAAAAATATAAGGAATTATATGATTTTGCTGAAATTATTCCAATATCTGCTCTAGAGGGACAGAATACTGAAAGATTGCTTGAGCAAATAAAGGAATACTTGCCTGAAGGGCCTCAGTATTACCCTGCAGATCAAATTACAGACCACCCTGAACGTTTTATCGTTTCAGAGTTAATTAGAGAAAAAGTATTGCATCTAACAAGAGAAGAAGTACCGCATTCGATTGCTGTAATTATCGAAAAGATGCAGAAAAAGCCGGAAAGTGAAACAATACATGTAATGGCAGCAATCATCGTTGAACGTTCCTCTCAAAAGGGGATCATTATCGGAAAACAAGGTAGTATGTTGAAAGAAGTAGGAAAAAGAGCAAGGATAGATATTGAGAACTTACTTGGATCTAAGGTTTATTTAGAGCTATGGGTGAAAGTTCAAAAAGATTGGAGAAATAAAATTACACAGTTGCGAGATTTTGGTTTTAGAGAAGATGAATATTAA
- a CDS encoding YqzL family protein translates to MIEFTWKVFAETGSIDTYLLFKELEKDRQDEPLNTDHEFNEIDFPIS, encoded by the coding sequence ATGATAGAATTTACCTGGAAAGTCTTTGCGGAAACTGGAAGTATTGATACGTATTTGCTATTTAAAGAGCTTGAAAAAGATCGTCAGGATGAACCATTAAATACAGATCATGAATTTAATGAAATTGATTTCCCCATTTCATAA
- the recO gene encoding DNA repair protein RecO, producing the protein MFQKCEGIVIRSIDYGESNKIVTIFTREFGKIGVMARGAKKPNSRLSSISQLFTYGNFLVSLGSGLGTLQQGEIISSLRSIREDIFKTGYASYIIDLLDKAVEEKRANPFLFELLYQTLNYINEDVDLEIITNIFEMKMLNVLGLYPCMNQCAVCGNKDGKFAFSIRENGLLCHRCYEKDPYHIPTSPIAIKLLRLFYFIDLNRLGSVSVKEETKKELRLIISMYYDEYSGLHLKSKKFLEQIEKFRQML; encoded by the coding sequence ATGTTTCAAAAATGTGAAGGCATCGTTATTAGATCAATTGATTATGGTGAATCAAATAAAATTGTTACAATATTTACACGAGAGTTTGGGAAAATAGGAGTGATGGCTAGAGGCGCTAAAAAGCCAAATAGCCGTCTTTCCTCTATATCTCAACTATTTACATATGGGAACTTTTTAGTCTCATTAGGTTCAGGACTAGGTACACTGCAGCAGGGAGAAATTATTTCTTCCCTTCGATCTATTCGTGAAGATATTTTTAAAACAGGATATGCTTCGTATATTATTGATTTATTAGATAAAGCGGTTGAAGAGAAAAGGGCAAATCCTTTTCTTTTTGAACTTTTATACCAAACATTAAATTATATAAATGAAGATGTTGATTTAGAAATCATAACGAATATTTTTGAAATGAAAATGTTAAATGTACTTGGATTGTATCCTTGCATGAATCAATGTGCTGTATGTGGGAATAAAGATGGGAAGTTTGCCTTTTCTATTCGGGAAAATGGTCTTCTTTGCCATCGATGCTATGAGAAAGACCCTTATCATATCCCTACCTCACCAATAGCTATTAAGTTACTCCGACTCTTCTATTTTATTGATCTAAACAGACTAGGATCAGTGTCAGTTAAAGAAGAAACAAAAAAAGAACTACGTTTGATTATATCTATGTATTATGATGAGTATTCCGGTTTGCATTTAAAATCCAAAAAATTTTTAGAGCAAATCGAAAAATTTCGCCAAATGCTGTAA
- a CDS encoding helix-turn-helix transcriptional regulator translates to MVWKIELNNRQETILQIVKDNGPITGEHIAEKLNLTRATLRPDLAILTMAGYLDARPRVGYFYTGKSSTQLLTDSLKKIVVKDYQSIPVVVNENISVYDAIVTVFLEDVGTLFVVDDKLLLVGVLSRKDLLRASIGKQELSSLPVNIIMTRMPNITVCKKDDLLIDVAKKLIEKQIDSVPVVKESSEGNGFEVIGRITKTNITKAFVSLADENLY, encoded by the coding sequence GTGGTGTGGAAAATAGAACTGAATAATCGACAGGAAACCATATTACAAATCGTAAAAGATAATGGGCCTATAACCGGTGAACATATAGCAGAAAAATTAAATCTAACAAGAGCAACACTTCGCCCAGATTTAGCCATTTTAACAATGGCTGGATATTTGGATGCGCGGCCTAGGGTTGGTTACTTTTACACTGGAAAATCAAGTACACAGCTTTTAACAGACAGTTTAAAAAAAATAGTCGTCAAAGACTATCAATCAATTCCTGTAGTTGTAAATGAAAATATATCAGTTTATGATGCAATTGTAACAGTTTTTCTTGAAGATGTAGGTACGTTATTTGTTGTAGATGATAAGCTGTTATTAGTTGGAGTCCTTTCGCGAAAGGACTTATTACGTGCGAGTATCGGTAAGCAAGAACTCTCTTCACTTCCAGTGAATATTATTATGACAAGAATGCCGAATATTACAGTGTGTAAAAAAGATGATTTATTAATTGATGTTGCAAAAAAATTAATTGAGAAGCAAATTGATTCAGTTCCCGTGGTTAAGGAATCATCCGAGGGAAACGGCTTTGAGGTGATTGGGCGGATAACTAAAACAAATATAACAAAAGCCTTTGTATCACTTGCTGACGAAAATTTATATTAA
- a CDS encoding pyruvate, water dikinase regulatory protein has translation MTRPIIYVVSDSVGETAELVTKAAISQFNGKDAEIKRFPYVEDYQHIDEVVSLAKLNHGVIVHTLVKPAMRDYIKKRTNEQHVNAVDIIGPLMDKFQELYHKEPLCEPGLVRKLDDDYFKKVEAIEFAVKYDDGRDPKGILRADIVLVGVSRTSKTPLSQYLAHKRFKVANVPLVPEVDPPEELFQVSPNKCFGLRISPEKLNFIRKERLQALGLNDEASYANINRIKKELEYFDAIVSKMGCKVIDVTNKAVEETANIIMNRNH, from the coding sequence ATGACGCGACCGATTATTTATGTCGTTTCAGACTCGGTTGGTGAAACAGCTGAATTGGTTACTAAAGCAGCGATTAGTCAATTTAATGGAAAAGATGCAGAAATCAAACGTTTTCCATATGTTGAGGATTACCAGCATATTGATGAGGTTGTCTCCTTAGCCAAGCTTAATCATGGTGTGATTGTGCATACATTGGTGAAGCCGGCTATGCGGGATTATATAAAAAAACGAACAAATGAACAACATGTCAATGCGGTAGATATTATTGGTCCTTTAATGGATAAATTTCAAGAGCTATATCATAAAGAACCATTATGTGAACCAGGATTAGTTCGAAAATTGGATGATGATTATTTTAAGAAGGTTGAAGCAATAGAATTTGCTGTTAAATATGATGATGGACGAGATCCTAAAGGAATTCTACGAGCAGATATCGTTTTAGTGGGTGTTTCCAGAACATCAAAAACTCCTTTATCTCAATATCTAGCACATAAGCGATTTAAAGTGGCCAATGTCCCCCTTGTACCAGAGGTAGACCCCCCTGAAGAGCTATTTCAGGTATCACCTAATAAATGCTTTGGATTAAGGATCAGCCCTGAAAAACTTAATTTTATTCGTAAGGAAAGGCTACAAGCTTTAGGTTTAAATGATGAAGCAAGCTATGCAAATATTAATCGAATAAAAAAGGAATTAGAGTATTTTGACGCGATTGTATCAAAAATGGGATGTAAAGTAATTGATGTAACAAATAAGGCAGTTGAAGAAACAGCAAATATTATTATGAATAGGAATCATTAG
- a CDS encoding YaiI/YqxD family protein: MFLAKKYKMLYYFIASYAHQTKNSDATWIYVDPYKESADLFIMNHVKENDIVITQDIGLASLVLPKKVRAISPRGKEYVEESIATALDFRFLAAKARRQGKYEKGPKAFTKSDRKSFLYTLEEILSKNVK; the protein is encoded by the coding sequence ATTTTTCTTGCTAAGAAGTATAAAATGCTCTATTATTTTATTGCCTCTTATGCACATCAAACAAAAAATAGTGATGCTACTTGGATTTATGTTGATCCTTATAAAGAATCAGCTGATTTATTTATAATGAATCATGTAAAGGAAAATGATATTGTCATTACTCAGGATATAGGGCTTGCAAGCCTAGTACTCCCGAAGAAAGTGAGGGCAATTTCTCCAAGAGGTAAAGAATATGTAGAAGAATCAATTGCTACTGCCCTTGATTTTCGTTTTTTAGCTGCTAAAGCTAGGCGACAAGGGAAATATGAAAAAGGCCCAAAAGCATTTACGAAAAGTGATAGGAAATCATTTTTGTATACGCTTGAGGAGATTTTGTCGAAAAATGTAAAGTAA